One window of Rhizobium leguminosarum genomic DNA carries:
- a CDS encoding polysaccharide pyruvyl transferase family protein produces MTSLSRSELIAKLNGMIHDCLKDYVSRDEPLAILDFPDIRNCGDSAIWLGEMAYLKDRFGKRPDYVSRLYDFSAEELKRRVPTGPIFIHGGGNFGDIWVAHQDFREAIMERFPDRQIIQFPQSIHYSSPERIEQSKRAIGRHKNFVLLVRDEESKEFSEKHFDCTVRLCPDMAFAIGPLSERATQIPVLAMLREDAERVGGTDRNIPSDIPVEDWITESKRKVNIAKKLGVASAYLALKPSEVALRRLDAAAHNRFERGISQISRARAIVTDRLHVHICSLLLGRPHAVLDNSYGKIRRFMSAFSGGTDLSYKATSLDDGIEWARHQAAKDHADRKEAVSLRA; encoded by the coding sequence ATGACCAGCCTATCCAGATCTGAGCTGATCGCAAAACTCAATGGCATGATCCATGATTGCCTGAAGGACTATGTCTCGCGCGACGAACCGCTCGCGATTCTCGACTTCCCCGACATCCGCAATTGCGGCGACTCGGCGATCTGGCTGGGTGAGATGGCCTATCTCAAGGATCGCTTCGGCAAGCGCCCGGACTATGTTTCCAGGCTGTACGATTTCTCAGCCGAAGAGCTGAAACGGCGAGTTCCCACAGGCCCGATCTTCATTCACGGCGGTGGCAATTTCGGTGATATCTGGGTTGCCCACCAGGATTTCCGCGAAGCGATCATGGAGCGTTTTCCCGATCGGCAGATCATCCAGTTCCCGCAGTCGATCCACTATAGTTCGCCTGAGCGCATCGAGCAGTCCAAACGGGCAATCGGTCGCCACAAGAATTTCGTTCTGCTCGTGCGCGATGAGGAATCGAAGGAATTTTCCGAGAAACACTTCGACTGCACCGTGCGGCTATGCCCCGATATGGCTTTCGCCATCGGCCCGCTTTCAGAACGGGCGACACAGATTCCCGTCCTCGCCATGTTGCGGGAGGATGCCGAACGGGTTGGCGGCACCGATCGCAACATTCCATCCGACATTCCTGTGGAAGACTGGATCACGGAGTCGAAACGGAAGGTGAATATCGCCAAGAAGCTCGGAGTGGCGTCGGCCTATCTCGCATTGAAGCCAAGCGAAGTTGCCTTGCGCAGGCTGGACGCCGCAGCGCACAACCGTTTCGAGCGCGGCATCAGCCAGATATCGCGTGCTCGCGCAATCGTCACCGATCGTCTGCACGTCCATATTTGCTCGTTGCTGCTCGGCCGCCCACACGCCGTGCTGGACAACAGCTACGGAAAAATTCGCCGCTTCATGAGTGCTTTCTCCGGCGGAACGGATCTTTCATACAAGGCAACCTCGCTCGACGACGGGATCGAATGGGCGCGTCACCAGGCGGCGAAGGACCATGCCGATCGAAAAGAAGCTGTGAGCTTGCGGGCGTAG
- a CDS encoding lipopolysaccharide biosynthesis protein has translation MSSVTDRLIQGSMWLSLSRAIVNGLSALSTFVLAWYLVPADFGLVAIATTIQVILSSVTELSLNQALIRHESPSETHFSAVWTLSVTRSAILALLFAAASYPIAEFYNEPRLTSVMLALSFSLLLSGLANPRRVMLQRDLIFWQEFVLNVSQKLVGFVVTVAIAAIYQSYWALVIGTLAYQVTNIIVSYTVLPFWPRITFRHARELFSFSVWLTAGQIVNTLNWRIEYLLIGKMLGATQLGHYTVGNTLSTLPTREATAPLNQTIYPGFSKVRNDPVRLVAAYQRAQALLAAVALPAGIGMAVVADPMMRLALGEKWAPAIFIVQALASVFALQTLGSLVQPLGMAKGHTKMLFIRDTQMLVVRIPIIIAGLMMAGLPGVVYARVLTGLISTVVNMLLVKRLIKLPFFQQLAANFRALASVALMAAGIWGLSHIMSAPVDKLALALHLAILVITGAILYVGSSFVLWLAMNKPNGPETEVQRIFAKFLSKAKRIAVPKSA, from the coding sequence ATGAGCAGTGTGACCGACCGACTGATCCAGGGCAGCATGTGGCTGAGTCTGTCCCGCGCCATCGTCAATGGGCTTTCGGCACTCAGCACCTTTGTCCTTGCCTGGTATCTCGTACCGGCTGATTTTGGTCTCGTCGCTATTGCAACGACGATTCAAGTCATCTTGAGTTCGGTCACTGAGCTTTCGCTCAATCAGGCGCTCATTCGACATGAGTCTCCGAGCGAAACTCATTTCAGCGCGGTTTGGACATTGAGCGTGACAAGAAGCGCCATATTGGCGCTGCTCTTTGCCGCCGCGTCTTATCCGATCGCCGAGTTTTATAATGAACCTCGTTTGACGAGCGTGATGCTCGCCTTGAGTTTCAGCCTGCTCCTGAGCGGTCTCGCCAATCCACGCCGCGTCATGCTCCAGCGCGATCTGATCTTCTGGCAGGAGTTCGTGCTGAACGTCTCGCAAAAGCTGGTCGGTTTCGTCGTGACGGTGGCAATTGCCGCCATCTACCAGAGCTATTGGGCTCTCGTCATCGGCACCCTTGCCTATCAGGTGACGAATATCATCGTGTCCTACACCGTCTTGCCGTTCTGGCCGCGCATAACCTTCCGCCATGCCCGCGAGTTGTTTTCCTTCTCGGTCTGGCTGACCGCTGGACAGATCGTCAACACGCTGAACTGGCGGATCGAGTATCTGCTGATCGGTAAGATGCTGGGCGCCACGCAGCTTGGTCACTATACGGTCGGCAACACTCTTTCGACGCTGCCGACGCGCGAGGCTACCGCGCCGTTGAACCAGACGATTTATCCGGGCTTTTCGAAGGTCCGGAACGACCCGGTCCGGCTTGTCGCAGCCTATCAGCGCGCACAGGCCCTGTTGGCTGCAGTGGCGCTTCCTGCCGGAATCGGCATGGCTGTTGTGGCTGATCCGATGATGCGGCTTGCCTTGGGAGAGAAGTGGGCTCCGGCGATCTTCATCGTACAGGCACTTGCATCGGTCTTTGCCCTGCAGACCCTTGGCTCGCTCGTCCAGCCGCTGGGCATGGCGAAGGGCCATACCAAGATGCTGTTTATCCGCGACACGCAGATGCTGGTGGTTCGTATTCCCATCATCATCGCCGGTCTCATGATGGCCGGGCTTCCGGGCGTCGTTTATGCGCGCGTGTTGACGGGTCTGATTTCCACCGTTGTCAACATGCTTCTCGTCAAGCGCTTGATCAAGCTGCCGTTCTTCCAGCAACTCGCGGCAAACTTCCGCGCGCTTGCCAGCGTCGCCCTGATGGCCGCCGGCATCTGGGGATTGTCGCATATCATGAGTGCTCCCGTCGACAAGTTGGCCTTGGCCCTTCACCTGGCCATTCTGGTCATCACGGGCGCTATTCTCTATGTCGGTTCCAGCTTTGTCCTTTGGCTCGCGATGAACAAGCCAAATGGGCCGGAAACCGAAGTTCAGCGTATCTTTGCCAAGTTCCTGTCAAAAGCCAAACGTATTGCCGTTCCCAAGTCGGCTTAA
- the pssM gene encoding exopolysaccharide glucosyl ketal-pyruvate-transferase, translating to MKMFAYRGKHENFGDELNHWLWERLLPGFFDDDEGQLFLGIGSILYDNFEPNMQKIVFGSGYGGYTNPPKVDRNWTFYFVRGKKTAEILGIDPSYAIGDSGILTRSCWDAKSVEKRYPVSFMPHYESAMYGSWDKVCDLAGIHYIDPRWSVEKVLTEISASHKVVSEAMHGCIISDALRVPWRAIRPIAPGNRAKWYDWASALDLEIDFDPIGPSNLVEAGASLVRKNTYLLKNITFRHRRIRQVTGNYVFGSTVKTLQRVAEKPGQLSTDDAIVRAHERMLVELNRLKQDFSKKTASAL from the coding sequence ATGAAGATGTTTGCCTACCGCGGGAAACACGAGAATTTTGGCGACGAACTCAACCATTGGCTCTGGGAGCGTCTGCTGCCCGGCTTCTTCGACGATGACGAAGGTCAGCTCTTTCTCGGCATCGGTTCGATCCTCTATGACAATTTCGAACCGAACATGCAGAAGATTGTCTTCGGCTCGGGTTATGGCGGCTACACCAACCCGCCGAAAGTCGATCGCAACTGGACATTCTATTTCGTGCGCGGAAAGAAGACCGCCGAGATCCTCGGCATCGATCCGAGCTACGCCATCGGCGATTCGGGCATCCTCACGCGCAGCTGCTGGGATGCAAAAAGCGTCGAGAAGCGTTATCCCGTCTCGTTCATGCCGCATTATGAAAGCGCCATGTACGGCAGCTGGGATAAGGTCTGCGATCTCGCCGGTATCCACTATATCGATCCGCGCTGGTCGGTGGAAAAAGTTCTGACCGAAATCAGCGCATCACATAAAGTCGTCTCGGAAGCGATGCACGGCTGCATTATATCAGATGCGCTTCGCGTTCCTTGGCGGGCGATTCGCCCGATCGCGCCGGGGAACAGAGCCAAGTGGTACGACTGGGCGAGTGCACTTGATCTGGAGATCGATTTCGACCCGATCGGCCCGTCGAACCTCGTCGAAGCCGGAGCCTCGTTGGTTCGGAAAAATACCTACTTATTGAAGAACATAACATTCCGTCACCGCCGGATTCGCCAGGTGACCGGAAATTACGTCTTCGGATCGACCGTCAAAACGTTGCAGCGAGTGGCAGAGAAGCCGGGCCAGCTCAGCACAGATGATGCTATTGTAAGAGCACACGAGAGAATGCTGGTCGAGCTGAACCGGCTGAAGCAAGATTTTTCCAAGAAAACGGCAAGCGCCCTTTAA
- a CDS encoding acyltransferase yields MVQTGKKPKWGLNVFRPLRNGIVKAKWLYYTKFWGMDIDPTASFSLSVRFDKTNPKGLHIGAETYVAFEAAILTHDLTRGLYLHTRIGKRCFIGARSIILPGVEIGDECVVGSGSVVTKSVPPRSLVAGNPAKIIRSDIEIISRYGRMAREDDTVSIVKHLPTGEAR; encoded by the coding sequence ATGGTGCAGACAGGAAAAAAGCCGAAGTGGGGACTGAACGTATTTCGGCCGCTGCGGAACGGAATTGTGAAGGCCAAATGGCTCTACTATACGAAGTTCTGGGGAATGGACATCGATCCGACGGCCAGCTTTTCCCTGAGCGTGCGGTTCGACAAGACCAATCCGAAGGGATTGCATATCGGCGCGGAAACCTATGTCGCCTTTGAGGCGGCGATCCTGACCCACGACCTCACGCGCGGGCTCTACCTTCACACGAGAATCGGCAAACGCTGCTTCATCGGCGCCCGCAGCATCATTCTGCCCGGTGTTGAAATCGGCGACGAATGCGTCGTCGGCTCGGGCTCGGTGGTGACCAAGAGCGTTCCGCCGCGCTCGCTCGTCGCGGGCAATCCGGCAAAGATCATCCGCAGCGACATCGAGATCATTTCGCGTTACGGACGCATGGCACGCGAAGACGACACGGTCTCGATCGTCAAGCACTTGCCGACTGGAGAAGCACGATGA
- a CDS encoding glycosyltransferase has product MRKAVIYVEKFLPASQAFVLNQAVAFRSFEAEILAGSRIPSAHTKKSTIPVHDIRRSPVARAGELLLKIPQIGLPFLFPAIGQADLVHAHFGKNGYVIGPLARAAGKPLVTTFHGFDATYGGDPKKPGGFNQVRFFANGRSEMAGWNSWNIAVSDFIRDRLLALGFRADRVYRHHIGIDLDLFKMEPRPRKKGLVVSIARFVDYKGHRFMIDALARVAAAGTPVEFVMVGQGPLKEEIEALARRSLPSVTIHENLSQTEIRDLLASAELYLHGSVTLDNGHAEAFGLANLEAEAVGTPVVAFRSGGVGEAIEEGKTGYLVEERDVAGMAEAVGRLLNDQALWTAFSARAPLLVAERFDLRRQTGMLEDYYSSVLDEFSSRGRT; this is encoded by the coding sequence ATGAGAAAAGCCGTTATTTACGTGGAAAAATTTTTGCCTGCCAGCCAGGCATTTGTTCTCAATCAGGCGGTAGCATTTCGTTCTTTCGAAGCTGAAATTCTTGCCGGCTCGCGAATTCCGTCCGCCCACACCAAGAAATCCACTATCCCGGTTCATGACATCCGTCGGTCTCCCGTTGCGCGGGCCGGCGAACTGCTTCTGAAAATTCCGCAGATCGGCCTTCCCTTTCTCTTTCCGGCGATCGGCCAAGCCGATCTCGTTCACGCCCATTTCGGCAAGAACGGTTATGTCATCGGGCCCTTGGCGCGCGCCGCCGGCAAGCCGCTGGTCACGACATTCCACGGCTTCGACGCCACCTATGGCGGCGACCCGAAAAAGCCGGGCGGCTTTAACCAGGTGCGCTTCTTCGCCAATGGCCGGAGCGAGATGGCCGGCTGGAACAGCTGGAATATCGCCGTTTCCGATTTCATCCGCGATCGGCTGCTGGCGCTCGGCTTTCGCGCCGACCGCGTCTATCGCCATCATATCGGCATCGATCTCGATCTGTTCAAAATGGAGCCGCGTCCGCGAAAAAAAGGGCTGGTGGTTTCCATTGCCCGCTTCGTCGACTATAAGGGCCACCGCTTCATGATCGACGCGCTGGCACGCGTGGCGGCCGCCGGCACTCCGGTCGAATTCGTTATGGTCGGCCAGGGTCCCTTGAAGGAGGAAATCGAAGCACTGGCGCGTCGTTCCTTGCCAAGCGTCACGATCCATGAAAATCTGTCGCAGACTGAGATAAGGGATCTGCTCGCCAGTGCGGAGCTTTATCTCCATGGAAGCGTGACCCTCGATAATGGTCACGCTGAAGCTTTCGGCCTTGCCAATCTCGAGGCCGAAGCCGTGGGAACTCCGGTCGTCGCATTTCGCTCGGGAGGCGTGGGCGAAGCGATCGAAGAGGGGAAAACTGGTTATCTCGTGGAGGAGCGGGATGTCGCAGGAATGGCCGAAGCAGTCGGAAGGCTGCTCAATGACCAAGCCCTGTGGACAGCCTTCAGCGCGCGGGCACCGCTTCTGGTGGCCGAGCGCTTTGACTTACGTCGTCAGACGGGGATGCTCGAGGACTATTACAGTTCCGTGCTAGACGAATTTTCCAGCCGGGGTCGGACTTGA
- a CDS encoding endo-1,4-beta-xylanase: MNRRRFLASVPLALLYANAGHVLAQVPAARGLRALADGKAFRFGSAIDLQNISDPIASEMYIDNVNSITPRNELKWNATEKRPGVFSFKNADRMVAFAQKNNMRVYGHTLIWYRVPEWVSDITDAKAIQATMNRHIKQVVTRYKNSIDAWDVVNEPLEYDAPDLRDCVFQRLLGDDYIRMSFDMAHEANPGAMLVLNETHLEKKSDVFEQKRARILRIVEDLVARKSPINAVGLQAHFRPGLDRIDPEGMGRFCAALKDMGVGVFITELDASCQFLNRDKGFSPTSYADIFSDVITVAAERGDLKGVTVWGMSEKYGDRVENEAAPDAACAKRVNLYDDNNAPRSAVDGIRRAIEAM; encoded by the coding sequence ATGAATAGAAGACGTTTCCTCGCCTCGGTTCCGCTCGCTCTGTTGTATGCCAATGCGGGCCACGTCCTGGCACAGGTGCCCGCAGCGAGAGGGCTTCGCGCCCTTGCCGATGGCAAGGCGTTCCGATTCGGATCGGCAATCGACCTGCAAAATATCAGCGATCCGATTGCCTCCGAGATGTACATCGACAACGTCAATTCAATAACGCCGCGAAATGAACTGAAGTGGAATGCGACGGAAAAGAGGCCGGGTGTTTTCAGTTTCAAGAATGCGGACCGGATGGTTGCATTTGCGCAAAAAAACAACATGAGGGTTTATGGCCATACGCTGATCTGGTATCGCGTCCCGGAGTGGGTGTCGGACATCACCGACGCGAAGGCGATTCAGGCGACGATGAACCGTCACATAAAACAGGTTGTCACTCGCTATAAGAACTCAATCGACGCTTGGGATGTGGTGAACGAGCCGTTGGAATATGATGCGCCGGATCTGCGAGATTGTGTTTTCCAACGCCTTCTTGGTGACGACTATATCCGTATGAGCTTCGATATGGCACATGAGGCAAATCCCGGCGCAATGCTGGTGCTGAACGAAACGCATCTGGAGAAGAAATCCGACGTGTTCGAACAGAAGCGCGCGCGTATCCTGAGAATCGTCGAGGATCTCGTCGCCCGGAAATCGCCGATCAATGCGGTGGGGCTGCAGGCGCATTTCCGTCCCGGCCTCGACCGGATCGACCCGGAAGGAATGGGGCGCTTCTGCGCGGCGTTGAAGGACATGGGTGTCGGCGTTTTCATCACCGAGCTTGATGCGTCTTGCCAGTTCCTGAACCGCGACAAAGGCTTTTCGCCGACGTCATACGCGGATATTTTCAGTGATGTGATCACTGTGGCGGCCGAGCGTGGCGACTTGAAAGGCGTGACAGTATGGGGCATGTCGGAAAAATACGGCGACCGCGTTGAGAACGAAGCCGCTCCCGACGCAGCCTGCGCAAAGCGCGTTAATCTTTATGACGACAACAATGCGCCGAGAAGTGCGGTTGATGGCATCAGGCGGGCAATAGAGGCGATGTGA
- a CDS encoding DUF6030 family protein, whose product MPENSSSANAKQPVGKRKIPVVFWLLLAVSLSLVMGTVLLSNDMKHLKTVGHYFGFDLFPAEVKLPPPKALPRPTPPATFTFPLHIIEPPVAQTASTFLRTWRISGPAMCTALRNAGIETSDWAAASFDADTFECIFEHRGKREKDQLPNSIFVIVRGDAAGAINNMRVKIINPETDQNAQLDPNILRIFETMLRQPQWLDFHETLNAIKNLRDIKEDGFGASINFSREVLNPGRYNFTLALDATSGPQKRTRNYFSDRAWLQSPEPTVGTDLRPASVSIPADAKAPAESQEHPH is encoded by the coding sequence TTGCCTGAGAATTCGTCGTCCGCAAATGCGAAACAGCCGGTGGGAAAACGGAAGATTCCCGTGGTCTTTTGGTTGCTGCTGGCGGTTTCCCTCTCGCTGGTCATGGGAACGGTGCTTCTTTCCAACGATATGAAACATTTGAAGACGGTGGGCCATTACTTTGGCTTCGATCTCTTTCCCGCTGAAGTTAAGCTGCCGCCCCCCAAAGCCCTTCCTCGCCCGACGCCCCCAGCCACTTTCACGTTTCCATTGCATATCATCGAACCGCCGGTAGCACAGACCGCGTCGACTTTTCTGCGGACATGGCGGATATCCGGGCCCGCAATGTGTACGGCGCTGCGCAATGCCGGCATCGAAACCAGCGATTGGGCGGCGGCAAGCTTCGACGCCGATACGTTCGAATGCATTTTCGAGCATCGCGGCAAGCGGGAGAAGGATCAGCTTCCGAACTCCATCTTCGTCATCGTTCGCGGCGACGCCGCCGGCGCGATCAACAATATGCGGGTGAAAATCATCAATCCCGAGACGGATCAAAATGCTCAGCTCGATCCCAACATTCTGCGAATTTTCGAAACCATGTTGCGGCAACCGCAATGGCTCGATTTTCACGAGACGCTGAACGCGATCAAGAATCTGAGGGACATCAAGGAAGACGGCTTTGGAGCCAGTATCAATTTCAGCCGCGAGGTGCTCAATCCTGGGCGGTATAATTTTACGCTAGCCCTGGATGCCACTTCGGGACCCCAGAAAAGAACGAGAAACTATTTTTCCGACAGAGCATGGCTTCAATCGCCGGAGCCGACGGTCGGGACCGACCTGCGGCCGGCATCGGTATCCATTCCTGCCGATGCCAAGGCACCGGCAGAAAGTCAGGAACATCCGCATTAG
- a CDS encoding class I SAM-dependent methyltransferase produces MSVELDATTYVHAEPTTAHSYILPVVLEVLESHFDGSAKNDVFDLGCGTGGAAAALADKDYYVVGVDPSGDGIAKANINYPDLPLNIGSAYDDLSREYGTFNAVISLEVIEHVYDPRAFTSTLYDLVKPGGIAVMSTPYHGYLKNLALAAMGRMDDHFMPLKDHGHIKFWSKSTLGKLLLDAGFDNVHFEYVGRIPVLAKSMIAVAQKPL; encoded by the coding sequence ATGTCCGTCGAGCTAGACGCAACTACCTATGTTCACGCCGAACCGACAACCGCGCATTCCTACATCTTGCCTGTCGTGCTCGAGGTGCTGGAGAGCCATTTCGACGGTTCTGCGAAAAACGACGTTTTTGATTTGGGATGTGGTACCGGCGGGGCAGCCGCTGCTCTCGCGGACAAGGATTATTATGTCGTCGGCGTCGATCCTTCCGGCGATGGTATTGCCAAGGCCAATATCAACTATCCCGACCTGCCGCTGAATATCGGCTCGGCCTATGACGATCTTTCTCGGGAGTATGGCACATTCAATGCCGTCATCAGCCTGGAGGTGATCGAGCATGTCTACGATCCGAGGGCATTCACCTCGACGCTGTACGATCTTGTCAAGCCGGGCGGCATCGCCGTGATGTCGACGCCCTATCACGGTTATCTGAAGAACCTTGCGCTGGCTGCGATGGGGAGAATGGATGATCACTTCATGCCATTGAAGGATCATGGGCATATCAAGTTCTGGTCGAAAAGCACCCTGGGCAAGCTGCTGCTGGATGCAGGTTTCGACAATGTCCATTTTGAATATGTCGGAAGGATTCCGGTTTTGGCCAAGTCGATGATCGCCGTCGCTCAAAAGCCTCTTTAG
- a CDS encoding helix-turn-helix domain-containing protein, protein MKAKSPNSIDVYVGNRVRVRRKTLGMTQHGLAELLGITFQQIQKYEKGTNRIGASRLQRISEILRVPIGFFFENGGSGPIEGETSELNKFLSSKEGLALNKAFIAIEDPNIRQKLVALAKSLSVTGFSEIDGELHDPVVNG, encoded by the coding sequence ATGAAGGCTAAATCCCCGAATTCGATTGACGTCTATGTTGGCAACCGCGTGCGGGTCCGGCGAAAGACGCTCGGGATGACCCAGCACGGTCTGGCCGAACTTCTGGGCATTACCTTCCAGCAGATCCAGAAATACGAAAAAGGCACGAACCGAATAGGCGCCAGCCGTCTTCAGCGCATCTCCGAGATTCTTCGCGTCCCCATCGGCTTTTTCTTCGAGAACGGCGGTTCCGGACCGATCGAAGGCGAGACGAGCGAATTGAACAAGTTTTTGTCCTCGAAGGAGGGGCTGGCGCTCAACAAGGCATTCATCGCCATCGAGGATCCGAATATCAGGCAAAAACTGGTGGCATTGGCCAAAAGTCTGTCAGTCACTGGATTCTCTGAGATCGACGGTGAGTTGCATGATCCGGTTGTAAACGGCTAA
- a CDS encoding YcaO-like family protein codes for MSPEETLSRVEPFLARFGITRVARHTGLDDIGIPVWCAYAPNSRSIVIAQGKGLTDLDAKVSTVMEALERAVAGEPFVKLVHGSSSRLQAMGCEVDRLSCLTAVHKPDLGPDDETEWVAGVNILSGGEIHIPFEAVVLDRTRDARYWMSSDGLASGNNAEEAIFHGVLERIERDAHVLWQVGGEADLYAGCVDPRGFGDGALNWLTDKIEASGLALRLFDITSDIAIPCFTAMLGPGEPILGPRHLHGARDLRLVEVTGGTGAHPFPVRAAIRAVTEAVQSRLTYISGARDDISPATFSRSLPPLMRRAFDAVAAPPAALHRDGATGRQQQDLTHLLQHVLDALRSRGIASVITVRLSDDTLPFSVVKVVIPELENPEGERARRFGTRALAKAIGF; via the coding sequence ATGTCGCCGGAGGAAACTCTTTCCCGCGTCGAACCTTTTTTGGCCAGGTTCGGCATTACCAGGGTTGCGCGACATACCGGATTGGACGACATCGGAATCCCTGTCTGGTGCGCATATGCCCCGAATTCGCGGTCGATCGTGATTGCGCAGGGAAAGGGCCTGACCGATCTGGACGCCAAGGTATCCACTGTCATGGAAGCCCTCGAACGGGCGGTAGCCGGCGAGCCCTTCGTCAAGCTCGTTCACGGTTCCTCTTCTCGGCTGCAGGCGATGGGCTGCGAGGTCGACAGGTTGAGCTGCCTGACCGCCGTCCATAAACCCGATCTCGGGCCGGACGACGAGACAGAATGGGTTGCCGGCGTCAATATCCTCAGTGGCGGCGAGATCCATATTCCCTTCGAAGCGGTGGTGCTCGACCGGACGCGTGATGCGCGATACTGGATGTCGTCGGATGGCTTGGCTTCGGGAAACAATGCCGAAGAGGCAATCTTTCATGGTGTCCTGGAGCGTATCGAGCGCGACGCCCATGTGTTGTGGCAGGTCGGCGGGGAAGCCGATCTTTATGCCGGCTGCGTCGATCCCCGCGGCTTTGGGGACGGCGCCCTCAACTGGCTGACCGACAAGATCGAAGCATCGGGATTGGCGCTCAGACTGTTCGATATCACCAGCGACATCGCAATCCCCTGCTTCACCGCCATGCTGGGTCCCGGCGAGCCGATTCTGGGCCCCAGGCATCTTCACGGCGCCAGGGATCTTCGCCTTGTCGAGGTAACCGGCGGCACCGGGGCGCATCCGTTCCCGGTGCGAGCGGCAATTCGGGCGGTGACGGAAGCCGTGCAATCCCGGCTGACCTATATCAGCGGCGCCAGGGACGATATTTCGCCTGCAACTTTCTCGAGATCGCTCCCACCGCTGATGCGGCGAGCCTTCGATGCGGTTGCCGCACCGCCTGCCGCCCTCCATCGTGACGGCGCGACAGGACGCCAGCAACAGGATTTGACGCATCTGCTGCAACATGTGCTTGATGCACTGCGCAGCAGAGGGATTGCTTCGGTTATCACAGTGCGCCTCAGCGACGACACGCTTCCCTTCAGCGTCGTCAAGGTCGTTATCCCTGAGCTCGAAAATCCGGAGGGGGAGCGCGCCCGGCGATTTGGAACAAGGGCTCTGGCCAAGGCGATAGGGTTTTGA
- a CDS encoding TfuA-like protein encodes MKIIFAGPSLPDAALLAGEAIRVLPPAMQGDVLAQVEQGANVIGLIDGGFEYAAPVWHKEILHALSLGVAVLGAASMGALRAAECHPFGMIGIGRIFEDYRSGRLVDDAAVALIHAPSALSSKPLTIPLVNVSATLDAMKDRGLLAGGLRQKLEDAASAIFFKKRTWRAIVEQCADIAEPGRPQLLAALVSNSVDQKRIDALELLKAVQEARDIRSDADLPWTLHETSFRMLPEP; translated from the coding sequence TTGAAGATCATTTTCGCAGGTCCCAGTCTTCCCGATGCGGCGTTGCTTGCCGGCGAGGCGATCCGCGTTCTGCCGCCTGCCATGCAAGGCGATGTCCTGGCTCAGGTGGAGCAGGGCGCCAATGTCATCGGCTTGATCGACGGCGGCTTCGAATATGCCGCACCGGTCTGGCACAAGGAAATTCTCCATGCTCTCTCGCTCGGCGTGGCCGTCCTCGGGGCAGCAAGCATGGGCGCTTTGCGGGCCGCCGAATGTCATCCGTTTGGGATGATCGGCATCGGCCGCATTTTTGAGGACTATCGCTCCGGCCGGCTGGTCGACGATGCCGCCGTCGCACTCATCCACGCGCCGAGCGCGCTAAGCAGCAAGCCACTAACGATACCGCTCGTCAATGTCAGCGCCACGCTCGATGCGATGAAGGATCGCGGGCTGCTGGCAGGTGGGTTGCGCCAAAAGCTCGAAGATGCCGCAAGCGCGATCTTTTTCAAGAAGCGGACCTGGCGGGCGATCGTCGAGCAATGTGCTGACATAGCCGAGCCCGGTCGCCCGCAACTGCTGGCGGCGCTTGTTTCAAATTCCGTCGATCAGAAACGCATCGACGCGCTGGAATTGCTGAAGGCCGTGCAGGAAGCCCGCGACATTCGCTCGGACGCTGATCTGCCTTGGACACTGCATGAGACCTCGTTCCGGATGCTACCTGAACCGTAA